From Amycolatopsis sp. YIM 10, the proteins below share one genomic window:
- a CDS encoding LVIVD repeat-containing protein codes for MFVATAGAVGLVLSGVAGAPAAVAQSGIPPVDQIVHSPNIRQIANIPKQAPFNTTNALGTDIAFTKDHAIVGNYDGFVIYDIKQPSKPKIVSQVLCPGAQNDVSVVGDLLFLSTDSSRSDDSCQSTSLPASNKAAWEGIKVFDISDLKNPRYVSAVETDCGSHTHTLVPDEKTDSTLLYISSYAPAADLPDCQPPHDKVSIVKVPNKAPQDAALIAEPVLFPDGGNAGGDNPDGTRRSATTGCHDLTAYPEKDLIGGACMGDGVLIDISDRLNPRVIERVQDNVNFAFWHSATFNNDGTKVIFTDELGGGSLATCNAKFGPNRGADGIYDITGSGDDRKLEFRSYYKISRYQAETENCVAHNGSLIPVQGRDIMVQAWYQGGISVWDFTDSAHPKEIAWWERGPVSNTQNITGGSWSAYYYNGYIYSSDIQKGLDVLDVRDRATAPAKSVKYDQFNPQTQPHFGR; via the coding sequence ATGTTCGTGGCAACCGCCGGCGCGGTCGGGCTCGTTCTGTCCGGCGTGGCCGGAGCTCCCGCCGCCGTCGCCCAGAGCGGGATCCCGCCGGTCGACCAGATCGTGCACAGCCCGAACATCCGGCAGATCGCCAACATCCCGAAGCAGGCGCCGTTCAACACCACGAACGCGCTCGGCACCGACATCGCGTTCACCAAGGACCACGCGATCGTCGGCAACTACGACGGCTTCGTCATCTACGACATCAAGCAGCCGTCGAAGCCGAAGATCGTCAGCCAGGTGCTCTGCCCCGGCGCGCAGAACGACGTCTCGGTGGTCGGTGACCTGCTGTTCCTCTCCACCGACTCCTCGCGCAGTGACGACTCCTGCCAGAGCACCTCGCTGCCCGCCTCGAACAAGGCGGCGTGGGAGGGCATCAAGGTCTTCGACATCTCGGACCTGAAGAACCCGCGGTACGTCTCGGCGGTCGAGACCGACTGCGGTTCGCACACCCACACGCTGGTGCCGGACGAGAAGACCGACTCCACGCTGCTCTACATCTCGTCGTACGCGCCGGCCGCGGACCTGCCGGACTGCCAGCCGCCGCACGACAAGGTCTCCATCGTCAAGGTGCCGAACAAGGCTCCGCAGGACGCGGCGCTGATCGCCGAGCCGGTGCTCTTCCCGGACGGTGGCAACGCCGGCGGTGACAACCCGGACGGCACGCGCCGCTCGGCGACCACCGGTTGCCACGACCTCACCGCGTACCCGGAGAAGGACCTGATCGGCGGCGCCTGCATGGGTGACGGCGTGCTGATCGACATCTCCGACCGGCTCAACCCGCGGGTGATCGAGCGGGTGCAGGACAACGTGAACTTCGCGTTCTGGCACTCGGCCACGTTCAACAACGACGGCACCAAGGTCATCTTCACCGACGAACTCGGTGGCGGCAGCCTGGCCACCTGCAACGCGAAGTTCGGCCCGAACCGCGGTGCGGACGGCATCTACGACATCACCGGCTCCGGCGACGACCGCAAGCTCGAGTTCCGCAGCTACTACAAGATCTCGCGCTACCAGGCCGAGACCGAGAACTGCGTGGCGCACAACGGCTCGCTGATCCCGGTACAGGGCCGCGACATCATGGTGCAGGCCTGGTACCAGGGCGGCATCTCGGTGTGGGACTTCACCGACTCGGCGCACCCCAAGGAGATCGCCTGGTGGGAGCGTGGTCCGGTGTCGAACACGCAGAACATCACCGGCGGCTCGTGGTCGGCGTACTACTACAACGGCTACATCTACTCGTCGGACATCCAGAAGGGCCTCGACGTGCTCGATGTGCGCGACCGCGCCACCGCGCCGGCGAAGTCCGTGAAGTACGACCAGTTCAACCCGCAGACGCAGCCGCACTTCGGCCGCTGA
- a CDS encoding DUF305 domain-containing protein encodes MTRTVTAAIAAGLACVMLAGCSNEPVPPPQPSAGVLVPGKPGESATMVPPGEAGQHQQNVTLSEVDVNYVTNMIPHHRQAIVMTDLVAERASNELVRGVAGRIDAAQGAEIDQMSSWLTEHGKPVPPEDTGGHAGHGSPGGHDHATMPGMATPEQLDALRAAKGTDFDRLFLELMIRHHEGALTMAEQQLAGGLNDRTQEMAQEVITGQTAEIERMRAVQLP; translated from the coding sequence ATGACACGAACAGTGACCGCCGCGATCGCCGCGGGTCTCGCCTGCGTGATGCTGGCGGGGTGCTCGAACGAGCCGGTCCCGCCTCCACAACCCTCGGCGGGCGTGCTGGTTCCCGGCAAACCGGGTGAGAGCGCCACCATGGTCCCGCCCGGTGAAGCCGGGCAGCATCAGCAGAACGTGACGCTCAGCGAAGTCGATGTGAACTATGTCACCAACATGATCCCGCACCACCGGCAGGCGATCGTGATGACCGACCTGGTGGCCGAACGCGCGAGCAACGAGCTGGTACGCGGGGTGGCGGGCCGGATCGACGCCGCGCAGGGCGCCGAGATCGACCAGATGTCCTCCTGGCTGACCGAGCACGGCAAGCCGGTGCCGCCCGAGGACACCGGCGGGCACGCGGGCCACGGCTCGCCCGGTGGTCACGACCACGCCACCATGCCGGGCATGGCCACCCCGGAGCAGCTGGACGCGTTGCGCGCGGCCAAGGGCACCGACTTCGACCGGTTGTTCCTGGAACTGATGATCCGGCACCACGAGGGCGCGCTGACCATGGCCGAGCAGCAGCTCGCCGGCGGGCTCAACGATCGCACGCAGGAGATGGCGCAGGAAGTGATCACCGGGCAGACCGCCGAGATCGAGCGGATGCGCGCGGTTCAGCTCCCGTAG
- a CDS encoding glycoside hydrolase family 13 protein: MRRAADSRTTAAGDAQWWRDSVFYQVYVRSFADSDGDGVGDLDGIRSRLGYLELLGVDALWLTPFYRSPMADNGYDISDPRDVDPLFGDLAAFDRLLEAAHARGIKVTIDLVPNHTSDRHEWFTAALAALPGSPERERYIFREGLGITGEHPPNNWVSAFGGPAWTRVPDGQWYLHLFAPEQPDLNWGNPEVHADLERTLRFWLDRGIDGFRIDVAHGMAKPPGLPDMDLRAAAADALISGEYRDIPDRRFDNDGVHEIHQMIRKVLDEYPGTMAVGEIWVSDEERFARYLRPDELHLGFNFRLVLTHFDADAMRASIERSLAIAGSAGVAATWTLSNHDVWRQVSRYGGGAQGVRRARAMALVELALPGAIYLYNGEELGLANVDLPVEAMVDPRVRTAGPDGGRDGCRVPIPWEGDEPPFGFTTADRAWLPMPSDWAGLTVEAQLEDADSTLSLYRHALELRHQHPAFDGEEVEWYGAPAGCFALRRKPGGLVCALNTSAAPVDLPPGEVLLSSSPLVDGKLPPDAAAWLV, from the coding sequence GTGCGCAGAGCTGCCGACAGCAGAACCACCGCGGCGGGCGACGCCCAGTGGTGGCGTGACAGCGTTTTCTATCAGGTGTACGTCCGTTCCTTCGCCGACTCCGACGGCGACGGGGTCGGTGACCTGGACGGAATCCGCAGCAGGCTCGGTTATCTGGAGCTGCTGGGGGTGGACGCGCTGTGGCTGACCCCGTTCTACCGCTCGCCGATGGCCGACAACGGTTACGACATCTCGGATCCCCGTGACGTCGACCCGTTGTTCGGCGATCTGGCCGCCTTCGACCGGCTTCTCGAGGCGGCGCACGCGCGCGGTATCAAGGTCACCATCGATCTCGTGCCCAACCACACCAGCGACCGGCACGAGTGGTTCACCGCCGCGCTCGCCGCGCTGCCGGGCAGTCCCGAGCGGGAGCGCTACATCTTCCGCGAGGGCCTCGGCATCACCGGTGAGCACCCGCCGAACAACTGGGTCAGCGCGTTCGGCGGTCCCGCGTGGACCAGGGTGCCGGACGGCCAGTGGTACCTGCACCTGTTCGCCCCCGAGCAGCCGGATCTCAACTGGGGCAATCCGGAGGTGCACGCCGATCTCGAGCGCACGCTGCGCTTCTGGCTGGACCGCGGCATCGACGGGTTCCGCATCGACGTCGCGCACGGCATGGCGAAACCGCCCGGCCTGCCCGACATGGACCTGCGGGCGGCCGCCGCGGACGCGCTGATCAGCGGGGAGTACCGCGACATCCCCGACCGCCGCTTCGACAACGACGGCGTGCACGAGATCCACCAGATGATCCGCAAGGTGCTCGACGAGTACCCGGGCACGATGGCCGTCGGCGAGATCTGGGTGTCCGACGAGGAGCGCTTCGCCCGCTACCTCCGGCCGGACGAACTGCACCTCGGCTTCAACTTCCGCCTGGTGCTCACCCATTTCGACGCCGACGCGATGCGCGCGTCGATCGAGCGCTCGCTGGCGATCGCCGGCAGCGCCGGGGTGGCGGCCACCTGGACGCTGTCCAATCACGACGTCTGGCGGCAGGTGAGCCGGTACGGGGGCGGTGCGCAGGGCGTGCGGCGGGCGCGTGCGATGGCGCTGGTGGAACTGGCCCTGCCCGGCGCGATCTACCTGTACAACGGCGAAGAACTCGGCCTGGCCAATGTGGACCTGCCGGTGGAGGCGATGGTGGACCCGCGGGTGCGCACGGCGGGCCCGGACGGCGGTCGCGACGGCTGCCGCGTGCCGATCCCGTGGGAGGGCGACGAACCGCCGTTCGGCTTCACCACCGCGGACCGCGCCTGGCTGCCGATGCCGTCGGACTGGGCCGGGCTGACCGTGGAAGCGCAACTGGAGGACGCCGACTCCACGCTCTCGCTCTACCGCCACGCGCTCGAACTGCGGCACCAGCATCCGGCCTTCGACGGTGAAGAGGTCGAGTGGTACGGCGCTCCGGCGGGTTGCTTCGCCCTGCGGCGCAAGCCGGGCGGACTCGTCTGCGCACTGAACACCTCGGCGGCACCGGTGGACCTGCCACCCGGTGAGGTGCTGCTCTCCAGCAGCCCGCTGGTCGACGGCAAGCTGCCGCCCGACGCCGCCGCCTGGCTGGTCTGA
- a CDS encoding thioesterase family protein, whose product MAHRALVRPRWSDMDVYGHVNHANMVTLLEEARVPLLFGESAAAGLTELAKGIVVVRLQVDYRAPVVVGNDDVLVEMTMTDLRYSSFTIAYRVHAGPEATDKVAVTAETKLAPYDVRTERPRRLTEDERDFLRRGLGETDA is encoded by the coding sequence ATGGCACACCGCGCACTGGTCCGGCCGCGCTGGTCGGACATGGACGTCTACGGCCACGTCAACCACGCCAACATGGTCACCCTGCTGGAGGAGGCCAGGGTGCCGCTGCTGTTCGGCGAGTCGGCCGCGGCCGGGCTGACCGAGCTGGCGAAGGGCATCGTGGTGGTCCGGCTGCAGGTCGACTACCGGGCACCGGTGGTGGTCGGCAACGACGACGTCCTGGTCGAGATGACCATGACCGACCTGAGGTACTCCTCGTTCACCATCGCCTACCGGGTGCACGCCGGGCCCGAGGCGACGGACAAGGTGGCCGTGACCGCGGAGACCAAGCTCGCGCCCTACGATGTGCGGACCGAGCGCCCGCGCCGGCTCACCGAGGACGAGCGGGATTTCCTGCGGCGCGGATTAGGGGAGACGGATGCCTGA
- a CDS encoding globin, translating to MTPETQDPQTFYEAVGGEPTFRFIVGRFYQQVAEDEILRPLYPEEDLGPAEERFRLFLMQYWGGPHTYSDQRGHPRLRMRHAPFKIGPIERDAWLRAMRVAVDEAKLPQPYADQLWAYLEMAAQSMMNSWI from the coding sequence GTGACGCCGGAAACGCAGGACCCCCAGACGTTCTACGAGGCCGTCGGCGGTGAGCCGACGTTCCGCTTCATCGTCGGGCGGTTCTACCAGCAGGTCGCCGAGGACGAGATCCTCCGCCCGCTCTACCCGGAGGAGGACCTCGGCCCGGCCGAGGAGCGCTTCCGGTTGTTCCTGATGCAGTACTGGGGCGGCCCGCACACCTATTCCGACCAGCGCGGGCACCCCCGGCTGCGGATGCGGCACGCGCCGTTCAAGATCGGCCCGATCGAGCGCGACGCGTGGCTGCGCGCGATGCGGGTGGCCGTCGACGAGGCGAAGCTGCCCCAGCCTTACGCCGATCAGCTCTGGGCATACCTCGAAATGGCCGCACAGAGCATGATGAACAGCTGGATCTGA
- a CDS encoding NAD-glutamate dehydrogenase, producing the protein MSSTASSISVGGASNPPGAGSTTLDRSERASQRRSASPEQIRDELVDAAAALAPDIEDLIRLYFRHTPAEEIVDDEAADLVGAVRTHLQLAQERVPGRPVVRLLNPTTAEDGWTREATVVQLVTDDMPYLVDSVAAELARTGVQVQRIVHPIVVVSREITGELREVHAGADVAEPPEGAAAESWMYLEIDCITDPQRARELDNRLTSVLGDVREVVEDADKMAEAALSLAAGLENEPPSLPAAEVREGAELLRWLADGHFTFLGYRQYELVEATTVEGDEPALRAVLASGLGVLRQDSLAARSLTAGPDSVAVALEPSLLVLTQASAPSTVHRPIYPYYVGVKTFDNKGRVTGEHRFLGMFTTTALHENVLDIPVVASRVREVIHRAGFPMESYSGQRMLEVLQNWPRADLFSADVDSLYATATGAITLADRRRLRVFLRRDPYGRFYSCLVFLPRDRYSTRSRVAMQEVLLDELDGTHLEFSTRVGETLLAQVHFTVHTDQGARTEPDTLRIQERLNDAVRSWDDLMVEAILAERRTRDSEAGPGGEESAAEQGQRFASVFPEAYKEDYSAEEALADLHRLASLSGPDDLAMSFYLPDDAEPGERRFKLYLLGQGVTLSTVLPLLQRMGVEVVDERPYELNREDGSRSWIYDFGLRMDQRALDEISEDQVEDLRTRFQDAFAAAWKGECEVDGFNALVLRAGLTWRQAAVLRAYSRYLRQAGSPYSQEYIENAVLAHTDIATALVSLFETRFDLGIDPEQREQEAAAKAAEIANLIDDVVSLDEDRILRRLMAVIGATLRTNYHVKSADGVPRPYLALKLDPQGVPDLPEPRPKFEVFVYSPRVEGVHLRFGSVARGGLRWSDRREDFRTEILGLVKAQAVKNAVIVPVGAKGGFVVKRPPAATGDAGIDRDAQLNEGIACYRMFISGLLDLTDNLNEGKTVPAPDVVRYDGDDSYLVVAADKGTAKFSDIANEVAISYGFWLGDAFASGGSVGYDHKAMGITAKGAWESVKRHFRELGVDTQSEEFTVVGIGDMAGDVFGNGMLLSEHIRLVAAFNHLHIFLDPNPDAASSYAERRRLFDLPRSSWEDYDRSLISAGGGIYSRAAKTIPITPQVREVLGLDEGVQKLAPADLMRAILLAPVDLLWNGGIGTYVKAETESHADAGDKANDALRVNGQDLRVKVVGEGGNLGLTQLGRIEFARAGGKINTDALDNSAGVDCSDHEVNIKILLDQQVAAGSLQREQRNQLLLEMTDEVGELVLADNYRQNAVLGVSRAHRAPMVSVHARLIADLEADGKLDRKLEALPSPAEFKRLEKEEKGLTSPELATVLAHVKLDLKDELLASELPDNEVFARRLPDYFPKPLRERFGDAIADHPLHRQIITTLLVNEVVDGAGLSYAFRLNEEMNATATDAVRAYAVVTSVYDLPSLWREIDALDNLVPSDVADEMMLETRRLLDRAARWFLTNRPQPLAVGAEINRFGETVAQLATQVEGFLRGREAESVREDVERLTAHGVPESVARRVAALLHTYGLLDVTEVAELAEQEVGIDVERSTAEAAELYYALSEHLNVDKMLTSISALERGNRWHALARLALRDDLYASLRAITLDALRHSDSDDTADQKIEQWEHTNASRLARARVSLDEIQRSGRLDLATLSVAARQMRSTVR; encoded by the coding sequence ATGAGTTCGACGGCGTCTTCGATCAGCGTTGGCGGGGCCTCCAACCCGCCCGGAGCGGGCAGCACCACGCTGGACCGCTCCGAGCGCGCGAGCCAGCGGCGCTCGGCCAGCCCCGAGCAGATCCGGGACGAGCTCGTCGACGCGGCCGCCGCGCTCGCGCCGGACATCGAGGACCTGATCCGGCTGTACTTCCGGCACACCCCCGCCGAAGAAATCGTCGACGACGAGGCGGCGGACCTGGTCGGCGCGGTGCGGACCCACCTCCAGCTCGCGCAGGAGCGCGTGCCGGGGCGCCCGGTGGTCCGGCTGCTCAACCCGACCACCGCCGAGGACGGCTGGACCCGCGAAGCGACCGTGGTCCAGCTGGTCACCGACGACATGCCGTACCTGGTCGACTCCGTGGCCGCCGAGCTGGCGCGCACCGGGGTGCAGGTGCAGCGCATCGTGCACCCCATCGTGGTGGTCAGCCGGGAGATCACCGGCGAGCTGCGCGAGGTGCACGCGGGCGCCGACGTGGCCGAGCCGCCGGAGGGCGCCGCCGCGGAATCCTGGATGTACCTGGAGATCGACTGCATCACCGACCCGCAGCGCGCCCGCGAGCTGGACAACCGGCTGACCTCGGTGCTCGGTGACGTGCGTGAGGTCGTCGAGGACGCCGACAAGATGGCCGAGGCCGCGCTGTCGCTGGCCGCCGGGCTGGAGAACGAGCCGCCGTCGCTGCCCGCCGCCGAGGTGCGCGAGGGCGCGGAGCTGCTGCGCTGGCTGGCCGACGGGCATTTCACCTTCCTCGGCTACCGGCAGTACGAGCTGGTCGAGGCGACCACCGTCGAAGGCGACGAGCCCGCGTTGCGCGCGGTGCTGGCCTCCGGGCTGGGCGTGCTGCGCCAGGACAGCCTCGCGGCGAGAAGCCTGACGGCCGGGCCGGATTCGGTCGCGGTCGCGCTGGAGCCGTCGCTGCTGGTGCTCACCCAGGCCAGCGCGCCCTCGACCGTGCACCGCCCGATCTACCCGTACTACGTCGGCGTCAAGACCTTCGACAACAAGGGCCGCGTCACCGGCGAGCACCGGTTCCTCGGCATGTTCACCACCACCGCCCTGCACGAGAACGTGCTGGACATCCCGGTGGTCGCGAGCCGCGTGCGCGAGGTGATCCACCGCGCCGGATTCCCGATGGAGTCCTACTCCGGGCAGCGCATGCTCGAGGTGCTGCAGAACTGGCCGCGCGCGGACCTGTTCTCCGCCGACGTCGACTCCCTCTACGCGACCGCGACCGGCGCGATCACCCTGGCCGACCGGCGGCGTCTGCGGGTGTTCCTGCGCCGCGACCCGTACGGCCGTTTCTATTCGTGCCTGGTCTTCCTGCCGCGCGATCGCTACAGCACCCGCTCGCGCGTCGCGATGCAGGAGGTCCTGCTCGACGAACTCGACGGCACGCACCTCGAGTTCAGCACGCGCGTCGGTGAGACGTTGCTGGCCCAGGTGCACTTCACCGTGCACACCGACCAGGGCGCGCGGACCGAGCCGGACACCCTGCGCATCCAGGAACGCCTGAACGACGCCGTGCGCAGCTGGGACGACCTCATGGTCGAGGCGATCCTGGCCGAGCGCCGCACGCGCGACAGCGAAGCGGGCCCAGGCGGCGAGGAGTCGGCCGCCGAGCAGGGCCAGCGGTTCGCCTCGGTGTTCCCCGAGGCCTACAAGGAGGACTACTCCGCCGAAGAGGCGCTGGCCGACCTGCACCGTCTGGCGTCGCTGTCCGGTCCGGACGACCTGGCGATGTCGTTCTACCTGCCCGACGACGCCGAGCCGGGGGAGCGGCGCTTCAAGCTGTACCTGCTCGGCCAGGGCGTGACTCTGTCGACCGTGCTGCCGCTGCTGCAGCGCATGGGCGTCGAGGTGGTCGATGAGCGGCCGTACGAGCTGAACCGCGAGGACGGCTCGCGCTCGTGGATCTACGACTTCGGCCTGCGCATGGACCAGCGCGCGCTCGACGAGATCAGCGAGGACCAAGTCGAAGACCTGCGGACCCGATTCCAGGACGCGTTCGCCGCGGCCTGGAAGGGCGAGTGCGAGGTCGACGGCTTCAACGCGCTGGTGCTGCGCGCCGGGCTGACCTGGCGCCAGGCGGCCGTGCTGCGCGCCTACTCGCGGTACCTGCGCCAGGCGGGCAGCCCGTACTCGCAGGAGTACATCGAGAACGCCGTGCTCGCGCACACCGACATCGCGACCGCGCTGGTCAGCCTCTTCGAGACCCGGTTCGACCTCGGCATCGACCCCGAGCAGCGCGAGCAGGAGGCGGCCGCGAAGGCCGCCGAGATCGCGAACCTGATCGACGACGTGGTCAGCCTCGACGAGGACCGGATCCTGCGCCGGCTGATGGCGGTCATCGGGGCGACGCTGCGGACGAACTACCACGTCAAGTCGGCCGACGGCGTGCCGCGGCCGTACCTGGCGCTCAAGCTGGACCCGCAGGGCGTGCCGGACCTGCCGGAGCCGCGGCCGAAGTTCGAGGTCTTCGTCTACTCGCCGCGCGTCGAGGGTGTGCACCTGCGCTTCGGCTCGGTCGCGCGCGGCGGGTTGCGCTGGTCCGACCGCCGGGAGGACTTCCGCACCGAGATCCTGGGCCTGGTCAAGGCGCAGGCGGTGAAGAACGCGGTGATCGTGCCGGTCGGCGCGAAGGGCGGGTTCGTGGTCAAGCGGCCGCCCGCCGCGACCGGTGACGCCGGGATCGATCGCGACGCCCAGCTCAACGAGGGCATCGCCTGCTACCGCATGTTCATCTCCGGCCTGCTGGACCTGACCGACAACCTCAACGAGGGCAAGACCGTGCCCGCGCCGGACGTGGTGCGCTACGACGGGGACGACAGCTACCTGGTCGTCGCCGCGGACAAGGGCACCGCGAAGTTCTCCGACATCGCCAACGAGGTGGCCATCAGCTACGGCTTCTGGCTCGGCGACGCCTTCGCCTCCGGTGGCTCGGTCGGCTACGACCACAAGGCCATGGGCATCACCGCGAAGGGCGCGTGGGAGAGCGTCAAGCGGCACTTCCGCGAGCTGGGCGTGGACACCCAGAGCGAGGAGTTCACCGTCGTCGGCATCGGCGACATGGCCGGGGACGTGTTCGGCAACGGCATGCTGCTCTCCGAGCACATCCGGCTGGTGGCCGCGTTCAACCACCTGCACATCTTCCTGGACCCGAACCCGGACGCGGCCAGCTCCTACGCCGAGCGACGCCGCCTGTTCGACCTGCCGCGGTCCTCGTGGGAGGACTACGACCGGTCGCTGATCAGCGCCGGTGGCGGCATCTACTCGCGGGCCGCGAAGACCATTCCGATCACCCCGCAGGTGCGCGAGGTGCTCGGCCTCGACGAAGGCGTGCAGAAGCTGGCCCCGGCCGACCTGATGCGCGCGATCCTGCTCGCCCCGGTGGACCTGCTGTGGAACGGCGGCATCGGCACCTACGTCAAGGCCGAGACCGAATCGCACGCCGACGCCGGGGACAAGGCCAACGACGCGCTCCGCGTCAACGGCCAGGACCTGCGGGTCAAGGTGGTCGGCGAGGGCGGCAACCTCGGCCTGACCCAGCTCGGCCGGATCGAGTTCGCCAGGGCCGGCGGCAAGATCAACACCGACGCGCTGGACAACTCGGCCGGGGTGGACTGCTCCGACCACGAGGTCAACATCAAGATCCTGCTCGACCAGCAGGTCGCGGCCGGCAGCCTGCAGCGCGAGCAGCGCAACCAGCTGCTGCTGGAGATGACCGACGAGGTCGGTGAGCTGGTGCTCGCGGACAACTACCGGCAGAACGCGGTGCTCGGCGTCAGCCGGGCGCACCGGGCGCCGATGGTCTCGGTGCATGCCAGGCTGATCGCCGATCTGGAGGCCGACGGCAAGCTCGACCGCAAGCTGGAGGCGCTGCCCAGCCCGGCGGAGTTCAAGCGGCTCGAGAAGGAGGAGAAGGGCCTCACCTCGCCCGAGCTGGCCACCGTGCTCGCGCACGTGAAGCTCGACCTCAAGGACGAGCTGCTGGCCAGCGAGCTGCCGGACAACGAGGTGTTCGCCAGGCGCCTGCCCGACTACTTCCCGAAGCCGCTGCGGGAGCGCTTCGGCGACGCGATCGCCGACCACCCGCTGCACCGCCAGATCATCACCACGCTGCTGGTCAACGAGGTGGTCGACGGGGCGGGCCTGTCGTATGCGTTCCGGCTCAACGAGGAGATGAACGCGACCGCGACCGACGCCGTGCGCGCCTACGCGGTGGTCACCTCGGTGTACGACCTGCCGTCGCTGTGGCGGGAGATCGACGCGCTCGACAACCTCGTGCCGTCGGACGTCGCCGACGAGATGATGCTGGAGACGCGCCGCCTGCTCGACCGGGCCGCGCGCTGGTTCCTCACCAACCGGCCGCAGCCGCTGGCCGTCGGCGCGGAGATCAACCGCTTCGGCGAGACGGTGGCCCAGCTGGCCACCCAGGTCGAGGGCTTCCTGCGCGGGCGTGAAGCGGAGTCGGTCCGCGAGGACGTCGAGCGGCTGACCGCGCACGGCGTGCCCGAGTCGGTGGCCAGGCGGGTGGCGGCGCTGCTGCACACCTACGGCCTGCTGGACGTCACCGAGGTCGCCGAACTGGCCGAGCAGGAGGTCGGCATCGACGTGGAGCGCAGCACGGCCGAGGCCGCCGAGCTGTACTACGCGCTGTCCGAGCACCTCAACGTGGACAAGATGCTCACCTCGATCAGCGCGCTGGAGCGGGGCAACCGCTGGCACGCGCTGGCGCGGCTGGCGCTGCGGGACGACCTGTACGCGTCGCTGCGGGCGATCACCCTGGACGCGCTGCGGCACAGCGACTCCGACGACACCGCGGACCAGAAGATCGAGCAGTGGGAGCACACCAACGCCTCGCGCCTGGCGCGGGCGCGGGTTTCGCTGGACGAGATCCAGCGCTCCGGCAGGCTCGACCTGGCGACGCTTTCGGTGGCGGCGCGGCAGATGCGGAGCACGGTCCGCTGA
- a CDS encoding mechanosensitive ion channel family protein, whose product MNALLSQQPPDALPLCAQEAGSWCRWVYDTTGNAWLAGSADWLIEKPVRIVMILVIAFVIRLVARRLIDRVTTLPENNGRSGKLPAILRPLRERAPEILGPLVAERRRQRAKTIGSVLKSLTTFLVYGLAFILVLGELGINLGPIIASAGIVGVALGFGAQNLVKDFLSGMFMMLEDQYGVGDVVDLGEASGTVEAVGLRITTVRDLNGTVWYVRNGEVLRVGNSSQGYAVAVVDVPLNYNADVSRATALLTEVTEDAVKSEPLASDVLEPPEMLGVEAVTPEGMQLRMTVKVRPGRQWAVQRALRARIMSALEDAGFEPPLGRFFGGSATNNQQA is encoded by the coding sequence GTGAACGCACTGCTCAGCCAGCAGCCCCCCGACGCGTTACCGCTCTGCGCCCAGGAGGCGGGCAGCTGGTGCCGCTGGGTCTACGACACCACCGGGAACGCGTGGCTCGCCGGTTCGGCGGACTGGCTGATCGAAAAGCCCGTGCGCATCGTGATGATCCTGGTCATCGCGTTCGTCATCCGGCTGGTCGCCCGCAGGCTGATCGACCGGGTGACCACCCTGCCGGAGAACAACGGCAGGAGCGGCAAGCTGCCCGCCATCCTCCGCCCGCTGCGCGAGCGCGCGCCGGAGATCCTCGGCCCGCTGGTGGCCGAGCGCCGTCGTCAGCGCGCCAAGACGATCGGCTCGGTGCTCAAGTCGCTGACCACGTTCCTGGTCTACGGCCTCGCCTTCATCCTGGTGCTCGGTGAGCTCGGCATCAATCTCGGCCCGATAATCGCTTCGGCGGGCATCGTCGGCGTCGCGCTCGGATTCGGCGCGCAGAACCTGGTCAAGGACTTCCTGTCCGGCATGTTCATGATGCTCGAGGACCAGTACGGCGTCGGTGACGTGGTCGACCTCGGTGAGGCCTCCGGCACGGTCGAGGCGGTCGGCCTCCGGATCACCACGGTGCGCGATCTGAACGGCACCGTCTGGTACGTCCGCAACGGCGAAGTGCTCCGGGTGGGCAACTCGAGCCAGGGCTACGCCGTGGCCGTGGTCGACGTGCCGCTGAACTACAACGCCGACGTCAGCCGCGCGACCGCGCTGCTCACCGAGGTCACCGAGGACGCGGTCAAGAGCGAGCCGCTGGCCTCCGACGTGCTGGAGCCGCCCGAGATGCTCGGTGTGGAGGCCGTCACCCCGGAGGGCATGCAGCTGCGGATGACGGTGAAGGTGCGCCCCGGCCGCCAGTGGGCCGTCCAGCGCGCGCTGCGCGCCCGGATCATGAGCGCGCTGGAGGACGCCGGGTTCGAGCCGCCGCTCGGCCGGTTCTTCGGCGGCTCGGCCACGAACAACCAGCAGGCATGA